The sequence below is a genomic window from Uranotaenia lowii strain MFRU-FL chromosome 2, ASM2978415v1, whole genome shotgun sequence.
acagacagacagacagacagacagacagacagacagacagacagacagacagacagacagacagacagacagacagacagacagacagacagacagacagacagacagacagacagacagacagacagacagacagacagacagacagacagacagacagacagacagacagacagacagacagacagacagacagacagacagacagacagacagacagacagacagacagacagacagacagacagacagacagacagacagacagacagacagacagacagacagacagacagacagacagacagacagacagacagacagacagacagacagacagacagacagacagacagacagacagacagacagacagacagacagacagacagacagacagacagacagacagacagacagacagacagacagacagacagacagacagacagacagacagacagacagacagacagacagacagacagacagacagacagacagacagacagacagacagacagacagacagacagacagacagacagacagacagacagacagacagacagacagacagacagacagacagacagacagacagacagacagacagacagacagacagacagacagacagacagacagacagacagacagacagacagacagacagacagacagacagacagacagacagacagacagacagacagacagacagacagacagacagacagacagacagacagacagacagacagacagacagacagacagacagacagacagacagacagacagacagacagacagacagacagacagacagacagacagacagacagacagacagacagacagacagacagacagacagacagacagacagacagacagacagacagacagacagacagacagacagacagacagacagacagacagacagacagacagacagacagacagacagacagacagacagacagacagacagacagacagacagacagacagacagacagacagacagacagacagacagacagacagacagacagacagacagacagacagacagacagacagacagacagacagacagacagacagacagacagacagacagacagacagacagacagacagacagacagacagacagacagacagacagacagacagacagacagacagacagacagacagacagacagacagacagacagacagacagacagacagacagacagacagacagacagacagacagacagacagacagacagacagacagacagacagacagacagacagacagacagacagacagacagacagacagacagacagacagacagacagacagacagacagacagacagacagacagacagacagacagacagacagacagacagacagacagacagacagacagacagacagacagacagacagacagacagacagacagacagacagacagacagacagacagacagacagacagacagacagacagacagacagacagacagacagacagacagacagacagacagacagacagacagacagacagacagacagacagacagacagacagacagacagacagacagacagacagacagacagacagacagacagacagacagacagacagacagacagacagacagacagacagacagacagacagacagacagacagacagacagacagacagacagacagacagacagacagacagacagacagacagacagacagacagacagacagacagacagacagacagacagacagacagacagacagacagacagacagacagacagacagacagacagacagacagacagacagacagacagacagacagacagacagacagacagacagacagacagacagacagacagacagacagacagacagacagacagacagacagacagacagacagacagacagacagacagacagacagacagacagacagacagacagacagacagacagacagacagacagacagacagacagacagacagacagacagacagacagacagacagacagacagacagacagacagacagacagacagacagacagacagacagacagacagacagacagacagacagacagacagacagacagacagacagacagacagacagacagacagacagacagacagacagacagacagacagacagacagacagacagacagacagacagacagacagacagacagacagacagacagacagacagacagacagacagacagacagacagacagacagacagacagacagacagacagacagacagacagacagacagacagacagacagacagacagacagacagacagacagacagacagacagacagacagacagacagacagacagacagacagacagacagacagacagacagacagacagacagacagacagacagacagacagacagacagacagacagacagacagacagacagacagacagacagacaggaatacatttttatatacatagattCGATAAACAGTTATGAAAGCCAATGATATGCAGAGTTGTTGGATGTTGTAAActataaattaatattttcggGACTTTAAACTTCCTGATTCTTGAGAGTAGTAGAATAGGTGGcaactaaattttgaaatttctctttCAAGCTGTGGAAATGAATCCGTActtgaagaaaatttgattaattggAATCAAAGGTACATTgtccattgttgaaaaaatatagtGAATAGTTGAAAACGGCCCATAATCGGTTGTTCGGCGAAGCTTCCGTTTGATGTCGGAACAGGAGCGTTGTACGGTCTTCTTGTCCACTTTTTAGATTCTTTTGATTGCTGATTTTGGATCTCCAATTATTTTTGTACACCAAAGAGCACAAAGTTCCGAAAAAATCTTCGGTTGGGCGATACTGAGGCAGATTTGTCGGGTTGTGGTTCTTGGGTACAAATGGGATCGAATGGGTATCgtacaaaccaaaaaaattccgaaataattttttatcatacagCAGCATAGTGACTTAAGAGTCGAAATCTGATTCTAAGTGTATTTGTGGCTCTTGTCTTCTTTCGGCACATAATTCCAActcttttcaatgttttgtcAATGTGCTAGTGagaacaattgtttttttttacggcATCCCGTATTCAGTGAATCCTTGTTGTTGAAGACACGAGAAAGAAAAAGGAGTCCGTTTTCGTCCATAATTTTCACTGGTCTGCCCCTATCTTGCTTACGAGTAGTTGTTGAGGATTTTTGAATATGATAAACAGTGGTAAccgccacattttcactttcaaaatgTTGTACTTTGTACTTTTTGCCGAGGTTTTTGTGCAGTTCGTAGAACTGTACAACGCGCTCGTTAAACGCTTCTATTTCgaaggtattttgaaaaaaaaaatgggcaaacataatcaaaataaaaattactggCAAAAAGAAGCGAAGAAAAGCCTATACATACACACTCCCATTTTTCTCTGACCTCGTTTATATTTGAGTATTATGGTctcgaaaaaatccaaaattttgttgcCACCCGTTAAGCTCTGTTCACTGTTCGAAGAAAAGcgttttatctttttctaaatgAAGTGATAAAGAAATACACCGTTTAATGCATCCCTTAATATTTACAGAATCCTATCCTCCGGGAACCGAACGGTACGGAGAAATATCAACAGTTGGGCAGCGTTTGTGCCCAACTCAACTCACTGGGCTCAGCCTCCGAAGTCCTCGGAGACGAGGACTGTCTCTTCATGAACGTCTACAGCCCTCTGGTTCCGCACGGGGATGGAAAAGACCAACGCTATCCGGTGCTGGTTTACATTCACGGTGGCAGTTACGCAATTTGGTCCCCTCAAACGGACATGTACGGTGTGGATTTGTTGGTCGAGAGTGTAAGTTAAtatactttttaaaattcacGATGTTTTACAAGATTGGATTATTTTAGGGAGTTTTGATCGTGTCCTTCAACTATAGACTGTTCATAAGTGGATTCATGCACTACACAACCTTCAATGTGACGGGTAATTTCGGACTCAAAGACCAACTCATAGCACTGCAGTGGGTTCAACAGTTCATTGAACCTTTCGGAGGAGACCCGAGCAATGTGACGCTGATGGGTCAAAGTGTGGGAGCTCATTCGGTTACCTATCATTTGTATCTGGAACAATTTCAAGGATTGTTTCATCGAGCTATTGCAATGTCCGGTTCATTACTGTCACCTTCGGCTATGATCTACTATCAGGATGAATTTGTGCACGAATATCTGGAGTCGCTCAACATAACAACCTACGAACAACTGATGAAACTCCCATTCAGAGATCTCTTCCAGCTTCAAACGTCCAAAAGACGATTCATTTTTGCTACAGTAGGGCTTCCCATTTTCATCCCAACGATAGAAAATCCAAATGATCCAGATGCTCTCGTTACGCAACCCGTTCATGagcttttcaaaactgaacCAGCCAGTCAGGTGCCGTTGATGATTGGAATGACCGCCGGAGAATTCATTCCTTTGTTTTCACCGATTCATCACTTTTTCGCTCACAACAACTTTCCGAATCACAATAATGAGACTCTGAACAAAAGATATCAGGATTTGATACGAAAAGCAGCAGCTCTGGTAGAAAAAGTTGAACCTGCAGGAGTGGGAAAACATTTTTACGGAAAATTGGCGGATCTTTCAAATATGTACTACCCGGTGAAGCGATTGCTACAGGAACTGAGGAATTCCTACACCTATCTGGCCCCGATTTACTACTATCGGTTCGAGTATGATGGCAAATTTGGCAAGTACAAGAACGAGTATTACGCGAACGATCTGGACCCAAGTTATCAGGTCGCCATTCATGGGGATGATTTGGGCTACCTTTTTACATCTTACAACGCTAAAGCTGCGTTGAAGAACAAACGAGCCTTCCAAACCGAATGGGAAGTGACGGAGAGAAATGTTCGGCGATTCAGCAATTTCATCAAATATGGGTATGATGTCAAAAATTTTCGTATAAAAATCTCATCTTTTAAGTGAAAGTTGTAAAAACTAACTGTTTTGAAAGAATCATtggcaaaatttcgagaaattgTGTCAAAAGAACAGATTAAGTAGGTTCAAGGAACATTTGAGGAAATTAAGCCATATCAACTAAATTGAAATAAggaacatttaaaaacaaacgaaaatgaaaaaaaaaaaatgacagaaatgacaaaaatgacaaaaatgacaaaaatcacaaaaatcacaaatatgacaaaaatgacaaaaatgacaaaaatgacaaaaatgacaaaaatgacaaaaatgacaaaaatgacaaaaatgacaaaaatgacaaaaatgacaaaaatgacaaaaatgacaaaaatgacaaaaatgacaaaaataacaaaaatgacaaaaaatgacaaaaatgacaaaaatgacaaaaatgacaaaaatgacaaaaatgacaaaaattacaaaaatgacaaaaatgacaaaaatgacaaaaatgacaaaaatgacaaaaatgacaaaaatgacaaaaatgacaaaaatgacaaaaatgacaaaaatgacaaaaatgacaaaaatgacaaaaatgacaaaagaggcaaaaatgacaaaaatgacaaaaatgaccaaaatgacaaaaatcacaaatatgacaaaaatgacaaaaatgacaaaaatgacaaaaatgacaaaaatgacaaaaatgacaaaaatgacaaaaatgacaaaaatgacaaaaatgacaaaaatgacaaaaatgacaaaaatgacaaaaatgacaaaaatgacaaaaatgacaaaaatgacaaaaatgacaaaaatgacaaaaatgacaaaaatgacaaaaatgacaaaaatgacaaaaatgacaaaaatgacaaaaatgacaaaaatgacaaaaatgacaaaaatgacaaaaatgacaaaaatgacaaaaatgacaaaaatgacaaaaatgacaaaaatgacaaaaatgacaaaaatgacaaaaatgacaaaaatgacaaaaatgacaaaaatgacaaaaatgacaaaaatgacaaaaatgacaaaaatgacaaaaatgacaaaaatgacaaaaatgacaaaaatgacaaaaatgacaaaaatgacaaaaatgacaaaaatgacaaaaatgacaaaaatgacaaaaatgacaaaaatgacaaaaatgacaaaaatgacaaaaatgacaaaaatgacaaaaatgacaaaaatgacaaaaatgacaaaaatgacaaaaatgacaaaaatgacaaaaatgacaaaaatgacaaaaatgacaaaaatgacaaaaatgacaaaaatgacaaaaatgacaaaaatgacaaaaatgacaaaaatgacaaaaatgacaaaaatgacaaaaatgacaaaaatgacaaaaatgacaaaaatgacaaaaatgacaaaaatgacaaaaatgacaaaaatgacaaaaacgacaaaaacgacaaaaatgacaaaaatgacaaaatgacataaatgacaaaaatgacaaaaaagacaaaaatgacaaaaatgacaaaaatgacaaaaatgacaaaaatgacaaaaatgacaaaaatgacaaaaatgacaaaaatgacaaaaatgacaaaaatgacaaaaatgacaaaaatgacaaaaatgacaaaaatgacaaaaatgacaaaaatgacaaaaatgacaaaaatgaca
It includes:
- the LOC129748753 gene encoding juvenile hormone esterase-like produces the protein MGIIDRPFTFWVVFVVNMLVIVLFSGAVLYFGNEARAQIPDSEKCRVQFVNGSTGVGVNRRTFNGVLYCEYLGIRYAEPPVGKLRLKNPILREPNGTEKYQQLGSVCAQLNSLGSASEVLGDEDCLFMNVYSPLVPHGDGKDQRYPVLVYIHGGSYAIWSPQTDMYGVDLLVESGVLIVSFNYRLFISGFMHYTTFNVTGNFGLKDQLIALQWVQQFIEPFGGDPSNVTLMGQSVGAHSVTYHLYLEQFQGLFHRAIAMSGSLLSPSAMIYYQDEFVHEYLESLNITTYEQLMKLPFRDLFQLQTSKRRFIFATVGLPIFIPTIENPNDPDALVTQPVHELFKTEPASQVPLMIGMTAGEFIPLFSPIHHFFAHNNFPNHNNETLNKRYQDLIRKAAALVEKVEPAGVGKHFYGKLADLSNMYYPVKRLLQELRNSYTYLAPIYYYRFEYDGKFGKYKNEYYANDLDPSYQVAIHGDDLGYLFTSYNAKAALKNKRAFQTEWEVTERNVRRFSNFIKYGDPTIDMELKWPPFNGNETESQFLNINSRDEIRTDDDGPNFIYQMWHRIYECLYFFECDSMDRLIAKIDGLKIVEKVHLDEFFDDENLA